The Plectropomus leopardus isolate mb chromosome 2, YSFRI_Pleo_2.0, whole genome shotgun sequence genome has a window encoding:
- the ppp1r3db gene encoding protein phosphatase 1, regulatory subunit 3Db — translation MASFGEKSRTQSRFISSSSNASTTRNTTIRLRDIYDPKPQPPKAPVRIRPPGPRAPSVKELNLKHSSPSDPPTKTIMRRRTQSLPSTAERKKEFQSLQVRFVDSLGLELEEVKVFKVQERPLIPQHVMFRLLMSSELAFGRSLELSLPYFKPCFPENMGAESDFLQRLCTQSVCLEQVLCSEQGITGTIQVLNLAYEKVVTVHYSFTNWRTQTVTTASWVSSGYGGEYDAPETDIFRFRLPVPPFILQPGTILEFAICYSVKGSNYWDNNNGQNYKLSCHSYKVTVPRECEDSMLHFT, via the coding sequence ATGGCCAGTTTTGGTGAGAAGAGCAGGACCCAGTCAAGGTTCATCAGCAGCTCCAGTAATGCATCTACCACTAGAAACACCACCATTCGTCTTCGGGATATTTACGATCCCAAGCCTCAACCTCCCAAAGCCCCGGTCCGGATACGCCCTCCAGGTCCAAGAGCTCCATCAGTAAAGGAACTCAACTTAAAGCACAGCTCGCCCAGTGATCCTCCGACCAAGACAATCATGAGGAGACGAACTCAGTCTCTTCCTTCgactgcagagaggaaaaaggaatTTCAGAGTCTGCAGGTACGCTTTGTGGACTCGTTGGGCCTAGAATTAGAGGAAGTTAAGGTCTTCAAAGTTCAAGAGCGCCCCCTGATACCCCAACATGTCATGTTCAGACTACTGATGAGCTCCGAACTGGCGTTCGGGAGGTCACTGGAGTTGTCTCTGCCTTACTTCAAACCTTGTTTCCCTGAAAATATGGGAGCTGAATCTGACTTTCTGCAGCGCCTCTGCactcagagtgtgtgtctggAGCAGGTCTTGTGCTCAGAGCAGGGGATAACAGGTACTATACAAGTCCTTAATTTAGCTTACGAGAAGGTAGTAACAGTGCACTACTCTTTCACAAACTGGAGAACTCAAACAGTGACAACAGCTTCCTGGGTATCGAGCGGGTACGGGGGGGAGTACGACGCTCCAGAAACTGATATCTTCAGATTTCGCCTGCCTGTCCCGCCTTTTATTTTGCAGCCGGGAACCATTTTAGAATTTGCCATCTGCTACAGTGTGAAAGGATCTAATTACTGGGACAACAACAACGGACAAAACTACAAACTGTCATGCCACAGTTACAAGGTGACTGTGCCGAGGGAGTGTGAGGACAGCATGCTGCATTTTACCTGA